One segment of Streptomyces sp. NBC_00576 DNA contains the following:
- a CDS encoding barstar family protein, translated as MTDHPLAPVFAGSAPAGVLSWPAALPAELALEAAREAGWEAADLDLTGVSDKAALMTACATAMRFPDYFGSNWDALADCLGDLQGWPASRGRLLLVRNWQAYAAARPEEWNTLQEIFADAAASWRATETGLAVVMVLA; from the coding sequence ATGACCGACCACCCGCTCGCCCCGGTGTTCGCCGGCAGCGCGCCCGCCGGTGTCCTGTCCTGGCCCGCCGCGCTGCCTGCGGAACTCGCGCTCGAAGCCGCCCGCGAGGCCGGCTGGGAGGCCGCCGACCTCGACCTCACCGGCGTCTCGGACAAGGCCGCGCTGATGACGGCCTGCGCGACCGCGATGCGTTTCCCGGACTACTTCGGCTCGAACTGGGACGCGCTGGCGGACTGTCTCGGCGACCTGCAGGGGTGGCCCGCGAGCCGAGGCCGGCTCCTTCTCGTCCGCAACTGGCAGGCGTACGCGGCGGCCCGGCCCGAGGAGTGGAACACGCTCCAGGAGATCTTCGCCGACGCCGCCGCGAGCTGGCGGGCGACGGAGACGGGACTGGCGGTGGTGATGGTGCTCGCCTGA
- a CDS encoding Lrp/AsnC family transcriptional regulator: MLNDLDERIVHALAEDARRSYADIGQLVGLSAPAVKRRVDRLRASGAITGFTVRVDPAALGWETEGFVEIYCRRNTSPETIQRGLERYQEVVAASTVTGEADAVVQVFASDMRHFERVLERIAGEPFVERTKSVLVLSPLLRRFSSGSPT; the protein is encoded by the coding sequence GTGCTGAACGATCTCGACGAACGTATCGTGCACGCCCTCGCCGAGGACGCGCGTCGCTCCTACGCGGACATCGGGCAGTTGGTCGGACTGTCCGCCCCCGCTGTGAAGCGGCGCGTGGACCGGTTGCGGGCGAGCGGGGCGATCACCGGGTTCACCGTGCGGGTGGATCCGGCGGCGCTGGGGTGGGAGACGGAGGGGTTCGTCGAGATCTACTGTCGGCGGAACACCTCGCCGGAGACGATTCAGCGGGGGCTGGAGCGGTATCAGGAGGTGGTGGCCGCGTCCACCGTGACGGGGGAGGCGGATGCGGTGGTGCAGGTTTTTGCCTCTGATATGCGGCACTTCGAGCGGGTGCTTGAGCGTATTGCCGGGGAGCCGTTTGTTGAGCGGACGAAGTCCGTGTTGGTGCTGTCTCCGTTGCTGCGGAGGTTTTCTTCCGGGTCGCCTACGTGA
- a CDS encoding GuaB1 family IMP dehydrogenase-related protein, with protein MRFLNDIQPPYDLTYDDVFMVPSRSSVGSRQAVDLSSPDGSGTTIPLVVANMTAIAGRRMAETVARRGGLVVIPQDIPIEVVTDVISWVKSRHLVLDTPIVLAPHQTVADALALLPKRAHNAGVVVDAEHRPVGVVTDADLSGVDRFTQLSEVMSKDLLLLDADIDPREAFNRLDGANRRYAPAVDADGKLAGILTRKGALRATLYTPTTDVNGKLRIAAAVGINGDVAGKAQQLLDAGVDTLVIDTAHGHQESMLSAIKLVRDLDPHVPIAAGNIVAAEGVRDLIEAGADIIKVGVGPGAMCTTRMMTGVGRPQFSAVLECAAEAKKYGKHVWADGGVRHPRDVAMALAAGASNVMVGSWFAGTYESPGDLQQDAAGHLYKESFGMASARAVRNRTSEESSYDRARKALFEEGISTSRMFLDPARPGVEDLIDSIIAGVRSSCTYAGANSLAEFAQKAIVGIQSAAGYAEGKPLHASWS; from the coding sequence GTGCGTTTCCTCAACGACATCCAGCCCCCGTACGACCTGACGTACGACGACGTCTTCATGGTCCCCAGCCGTTCCTCCGTCGGTTCCCGGCAGGCCGTGGACCTCAGTTCCCCGGACGGTTCGGGTACGACGATTCCGCTGGTCGTCGCCAACATGACCGCCATCGCGGGCCGCCGGATGGCCGAGACGGTCGCGCGGCGCGGCGGGCTCGTAGTGATCCCGCAGGACATCCCGATCGAGGTTGTCACCGACGTCATCTCCTGGGTGAAGAGCCGTCACCTGGTGCTCGACACGCCGATCGTGCTCGCCCCCCACCAGACCGTCGCCGACGCCCTGGCCCTGCTGCCCAAGCGGGCGCACAACGCGGGCGTGGTCGTCGACGCCGAGCATCGGCCCGTCGGTGTGGTCACCGACGCCGACCTGTCCGGCGTGGACCGCTTCACCCAGCTCTCCGAGGTCATGTCGAAGGACCTCCTGCTCCTCGACGCCGACATCGACCCGCGCGAGGCGTTCAACCGCCTCGACGGCGCCAACCGCCGGTACGCGCCCGCCGTCGACGCCGACGGCAAGCTCGCCGGCATCCTCACCCGCAAGGGCGCCCTGCGTGCCACCCTCTACACGCCGACCACGGATGTGAACGGGAAGCTGCGTATCGCCGCCGCTGTCGGCATCAACGGCGATGTGGCCGGAAAGGCGCAGCAACTGCTCGACGCGGGCGTCGACACGCTTGTCATCGACACCGCGCACGGTCACCAGGAGTCGATGCTCAGCGCCATCAAGCTGGTCCGCGATCTCGACCCGCACGTTCCGATCGCCGCGGGCAACATCGTCGCCGCCGAGGGCGTCAGGGACCTGATCGAGGCGGGCGCCGACATCATCAAGGTCGGCGTCGGACCGGGTGCCATGTGCACCACCCGCATGATGACGGGCGTGGGCCGCCCGCAGTTCTCGGCGGTCCTGGAGTGCGCGGCCGAGGCGAAGAAGTACGGCAAGCACGTGTGGGCGGACGGCGGGGTACGCCACCCCCGCGACGTCGCGATGGCGCTGGCCGCCGGTGCGTCCAACGTCATGGTCGGCTCCTGGTTCGCGGGCACGTACGAGTCCCCGGGCGACCTTCAGCAGGACGCCGCCGGGCACCTCTACAAGGAGTCGTTCGGCATGGCGTCGGCGCGTGCGGTGCGCAACCGTACGTCGGAGGAGTCCTCGTACGACCGGGCCCGCAAGGCGCTGTTCGAGGAGGGCATCTCGACGTCCCGGATGTTCCTCGACCCGGCCCGTCCGGGCGTCGAGGACCTGATCGACTCGATCATCGCGGGCGTCCGCTCCTCCTGCACCTACGCCGGCGCCAACTCCCTTGCGGAGTTCGCCCAGAAGGCCATCGTCGGCATCCAGAGCGCCGCCGGGTACGCGGAGGGCAAGCCGCTCCACGCCAGCTGGAGCTGA
- a CDS encoding GntR family transcriptional regulator translates to MTARHEEIADELRRAIDREQYTVGSRLPPETELAAHYGVARGTIRQAVAALTAEGLIGSRQGARRVVLATRRSQTFEELRSFAQWARAMGREATGQVVHQEYRPATTEDAVRLQLREKTRVLHVLRVRGLDGEPVLLERTVYADWIAPSVEPLEPDCSSVTQRLFEDTGLVFAYGEHVIDAVAAGAQDAELLDIRRTSPLLRVRRVTTTREGRPVEWSDDRYRGDAVSFSVHNSIGNNALARKPAG, encoded by the coding sequence ATGACGGCGCGACACGAGGAGATCGCCGACGAGCTGCGCCGCGCGATCGACCGCGAGCAGTACACGGTCGGCAGCCGTCTGCCCCCGGAAACAGAACTCGCCGCCCACTACGGCGTGGCCCGCGGCACGATCCGCCAGGCGGTGGCGGCCCTGACCGCCGAGGGCCTGATCGGCTCCCGCCAGGGCGCCCGCCGGGTGGTCCTGGCCACCCGCCGCAGCCAGACCTTCGAGGAACTGCGCAGCTTCGCCCAGTGGGCCCGCGCGATGGGCCGCGAGGCGACGGGCCAGGTCGTGCACCAGGAGTACCGCCCGGCGACCACGGAGGACGCGGTCCGTCTCCAACTCCGCGAGAAGACAAGGGTGTTGCATGTCCTGCGCGTACGCGGCCTGGACGGCGAACCGGTCCTCCTGGAACGCACGGTCTACGCGGACTGGATCGCCCCGTCCGTGGAACCCCTCGAACCGGACTGCTCCTCGGTCACCCAACGCCTCTTCGAGGACACGGGTCTGGTCTTCGCATACGGCGAACACGTCATCGACGCGGTGGCGGCCGGCGCCCAGGACGCCGAACTCCTCGACATCCGCCGCACCAGCCCCCTCCTGCGCGTCCGCCGCGTGACAACGACGAGGGAGGGCCGCCCGGTCGAGTGGTCCGACGACCGCTACCGAGGCGACGCTGTGAGCTTCAGCGTCCACAACTCCATCGGAAACAACGCCCTAGCGAGAAAACCGGCGGGGTAG